From Rhodococcus sp. B7740:
ATACGGATGCGAGATGGCCGTGTCGGCGATCTCTCGCAACGCCGGCTTGGCGTTGAAGGCGACCCCGAGGCCCGCGGCCGTCAGCATGTCGATGTCGTTCGCTCCGTCGCCGACGGCGACTGTCTGCTCCATCGGCACTCCCGACTGTGCCGCGAACTCGCGCAGTGCCGTCGCCTTCGCAGCACGATCGACCACTTCTCCGATCACCCGGCCGGTGAGCTTGCCGTCGACGATCTCGAGGGTGTTGGCCTTGACGTAGTCGAGTTCGAGTTCGTGTGCGAGTCCCTCGATGACCTGTCGGAATCCTCCGGATACGACGCCGCAGGCGAATCCGAGACGACGGAGGGTACGAATGGTGGTCCTGGCCCCCGCCGTCAGCTCCAGGCTCTCGCCCACTTCGTCGATGACGGATTCGTCCAGCCCTGCCAACGCGGCAACTCGCTGTTCGAGCGACTCCGCGAAGTCGATCTCACCGCGCATGGCAGCTTCGGTGACCGCACGAACTTCGTCCTCTCGCCCGGCACGGGCAGCCAACATTTCGATGACCTCACCCTGGACGAGCGTCGAGTCGACGTCGAACACGATCAGTCGCTTGGATCGCCGTGCGATCCCGCCGCGCTGCACGGCGATGTCGACGCCGATGCCGGCTGCGATTCCCGCAAGGCCGGCACGCAATTGCACATCGGCATCCGGCGAGGTGTCGGTTGCGGTCACCTGAAGTTCGAGGCCCGTGACGGGATAGTCGGCGATTCCGCGAATGGCGTCGATGTTCGCTCCCTGGCGGGCAAGCTCACGGGAGATGGTGCTGAAGGCACGAGCGGTCACGGGTCGGCCCAGAACGACGACGACGTGGGTGGCCAGGCTCTGCCCGCCGTTGCGCGCGGTGTCGATCTCGACATCGACGTGCACGCCGACCGTCGCCATCGCGTCCTCCAGCTCCTCCTGGAGCGCTTCGGGGTCACGGGGGCAGGACAGGAGAACGCCCAGAGTCAGCCTGCCGCGAATGACAACCTGCTCGACGTCGAGCAGGCTGACGTTGTGCCGTGACAGTGCCGCGAACAGCACCGATGTGACGCCCGGCTTATCGGGTCCCGTCACCGTCACCAGCACTGCGGTGTCGCTCGAAGTCACCGGATCTCCCTTTCGCACACGGCCAGCGGCCGGATAGGTCTTCGTGTCACCCGTGGTGGACGAGCAAGCCCGAACACGCCACGAGATTGTCGCAAGCGAAGAGCCCCACCCGGTAGCCGGGAGGGGCTCTCGCTGTGCTGTGGACTACTTGGGGTCCGGGTCTCCGGATCCTTCGTGATCGCTGGTGGCGATCGGAGCCCGGCGGGCCTGTTCGAGGACGGCGGTGGTCTTACCACCGTGCGCTCCCGGCCCGACGTGCGCTTCCGCGCGCATCCGTTCGACCATGTGCGGGTAGTGCAACTCGAACGCCGGACGCTCGGAACGGATCCGAGGCAGTTCGGTGAAGTTGTGTCGCGGCGGCGGGCACGAGGTGGCCCACTCCAACGAGTTTCCGTAGCCCCACGGATCGTCGACCGTGACGACCTCGCCGTATCGGTAGGACTTGAACACGTTCCACACGAACGGCAGTGTCGAGGCACCCAGGATGAAGGCACCGATCGTGGAGATGACGTTCAACTCGGTGAACCCGTCCGAGGGCAGGTAATCGGCGTAGCGACGCGGCATGCCCTCGTTTCCGAGCCAGTGCTGCACCAGGAACGTGGCGTGGAATCCGAAGAACGTCAGCCAGAAGTGCCACTTGCCCAGCGCCTCGTCCATCATCCGGCCCGTCATCTTCGGGAACCAGAAGTAGATGCCGGCGTACGTTGCGAACACCACGGTGCCGAACACCACGTAGTGGAAGTGGGCGACCACGAAGTACGTGTCGGTGACCTGGAAGTCGATGGGCGGCGACGCCAGCAGAACACCGGTGAGTCCGCCGAAGACGAAGGTGATCAGGAACCCGATCGAGAACAGCATCGGCGTTTCCAGTGTCACCTGGCCTCGCCACATCGTGCCGACCCAGTTGAAGATCTTCACACCCGTCGGCACCGCGATCAGGAACGTCATGAAGGAGAAGAACGGCAGCAACACCGCGCCCGTGGCGTACATGTGGTGCGCCCACACCGCGATGGAGAGGGCGGCGATGGCAATAGTCGCGTAGATCAGACCCGAGTAGCCGAAGATCGGCTTACGCGAGAAGACGGGGAACACCTCGGAGACGATTCCGAAGAACGGCAGCGCGATGATGTACACCTCGGGGTGACCGAAGAACCAGAACAGGTGCTGCCACAACAGCACTCCGCCGGTCGCCGGGTCGAACAGATGCGCCCCCAGATGTCGGTCGGCCGCCAGCCCGAGCAACGCAGCCGTCAGCAGGGGGAATGCCAGCAGGATCAGGATGGACGTCACCAGGATGTTCCAGGTGAAGATCGGCATGCGGAACATCGTCATGCCGGGAGCACGCAGGCAGATCACGGTGGTGATCATGTTGACGCCACCGAGGATGGTGCCGAGACCGCCGACGGCCAGGCCCATGATCCACAGGTCCGCACCGACGCCGGGCGAGTGCAGAGCCGAGGTGAGCGGGGTGTACGCGGTCCACCCGAAGTCGGCAGCACCGCCGGGGGTGATGAATCCGGCCGTGGCGATCAACGCACCGAACAGGTAGAGCCAGTACGAGAACGCGTTCAACCGCGGGAACGCGACGTCGGGAGCGCCGATCTGCAGCGGAAGGATGTAGTTGGCGAATCCGAAGACGATCGGCGTCGCGTAGAGCAACAGCATGATGGTGCCGTGCATGGTGAAGAGCTGGTTGTACTGCTCGTTGGACAGGAACTGCATTCCCGGAATGGCCAACTCGGCGCGCATCAGCAGCGCCATGAGTCCACCGATCAGGAAGAACGCGAACGATGTCGCGATGTACATGATTCCCAACACCTTGGGATCGGTGGTCGTCACCGCTTTGTGCAGGAACGACCCCTTCGGTCCCGTCCGCGGCGGGAACGGCCGAGCAGCATCCACCGCGGGAGCGGGCCTAGGCGCTAGGGCAGTCACAGATCCTCCTGATTGCGCGTCGGACCTCGAACCACGAGGCGACGTCATCTAGTCGTGCGCTCCTCGAATCGTAGACCGTCGGACCGACACTTGCCGAACCGGTCCTACCGTGTGTCGTATTGGCCCCGATCGAGCACGCCCACATCGCGCGATCTGCCTGCGCTGTCGGCCTTTCGGACGCATTCGACAACGCTTCGATCGTCGCCGATTCCGGACGCTCGACGGCGTCCGTTCGAGTGTTCTGCGACGGCCGCCTTCCGATACTGTGTGAGACCACCCGACCCGTCGAAGGAAGTCCCGCGTTGCCACTCCACCCACGACTCCCCCGTTCGTGTGCACCGCGCAGGATGGGCGCCGTCGCCGCCGTGTGCCTTGCCGCCACCATGGCGCTGGTCGGCTGCTCCGATTCCGAAGCGCAGGACGACGCATCCACCATCATCCGCACCACCACGAACATCGCCGGTGCCGGAGTGGTCGGGAACAATCGGGACACCGTGGGACTGTGCCCCGCGCTCGCACCACTCGACCCGACCGGAATCGAGGGTGACACCCGACCCGTGGGACATGCCGAGGGGATCAGCGCCATTCCGGCCGACCCGCAGCGCATCGTCGTGCTCGACGCCGCAGGCCTCGACGCGAGCTGCGCGGTCGGAATCTGGGAGCGGGTCGTCGGAGCGGCCACGATCGACCCCGATTTCCGCGGTGACGGCGATCAACCGCTGTATCTGGGCACCGGATTGGCGTCCGTCCCGTCCGTCGGCCCGGTGGGTGCACCCGCCATCGATGCCATCGCCGCCCTCGATCCCGACCTGATCCTGGGTGCCGATTCTCTCGGATCGAACACCTACGACGACCTGACGGCCATCGCCCCGACCGTCTTCACGGCGACCGGACAGGGGTGGAAGGACACGTTCCTGCAGTCCGCGGCTGCGCTCGGTCGCGGCCAGGCAGGATTCGAGGCACTCGCGTCGTTCACCGCGGATGCCGAGCGGGTCGGTCGCGAGATCGACGCCACCCAGACCCAGGCGTCCGTCGTTCGATTCGACGCGGACTCCATCGAAGTGGACGGTCCGAACTCCTTTGCCGGCCAGGTGCTCACCGAAGTGGGGGTCGCGCGACCGCAGAGCCAGCGCGACGCCGATTTCTCGGTCGAGGCGAACGATCTCTCGCCGGTGGAGGGAGACATCGTCTACGTGCGATTCGCAGGCCCCGACGGCGAGACGTACGGCCGCGAGGTGATGGACAGCGACGCGTGGCACGATCTGGGCTCGGTCACCGACGGTCGAGTGTTCGCGGTGAACGACACGGTGTGGTCCGGCAGTGGGGTCGTCGCGGCTCGGGCGATTCTGGCCGATCTGTCCGCGTCGCTGAACGCCTACGTTTCCTGACGCGATGCCCATTCCCGAATTCGTGCAGGCGCTGCGCAGCGTCGTCGGCACGTCGCCGCTGTGGTTGTCCGGTGTCAGCGCGGTCGTCCTCGACGACGACCGGCGTGTGCTGCTGACTCTGCGCGCGGACAACAACACATGGGCCGTGGTCTCCGGAATCCTCGAGCCCGGCGAGGAACCTGCTCCGGCCGCCCTGCGTGAGATCGGGGAGGAGACCGGCGTCGACGCCACGATCGTGCGACTGACGAGTGTCGACGTGACGGAGCCGATCACGTACCCCAACGGCGACGTCGCGCAGTATCTCGACATCACGTTTCTTGCTCGGTACACCGGCGGCATTCCTCACGTGGCCGACGACGAGAATCTCGACGTCGCCTGGTTCGCACTCGACGCGCTCCCGGAAAACCTCACGGCCACTTCCCGATTGCGAATCGAGAAGGCCATCGCCGATGAGCCGTCGGCGTGGTTCCGGCGCTGACTCCCCCGCCGAACGACGGTGAGCGGTTCCCAAGATCTCCGTGCCCGTCGATGCTTAATGTGATATCACTTTAGTATCACCATCGAGAGGGAGGTTCTCATGTCCGCACCTGCAACCGTCGCCGAGAAGCCGACGGGTACCCCGACCACCACCATCGCCGAGCGCCCGGGTTGGGATCTGCCCGGCTGGTCGATGCTCGGCATCGGTCTCGCGCTGTTCCTCGGCGGAATCGCCGCGTTCGCGCTCGGACTCGTGTTCACCGTCGTCGCGCTGGTCGTGACCGGAGTCGTCCTGTTCGTCCTCTCCTTGCCCGCACTCATGGGCCTGACGCTGGTGCAGCCGAATCAGGCTCGCGTTCTTCAGCTTCTCGGGAGTTCGTACAGCGGCACCCTGCGGACGCCGGGGCTGCGTTGGACCAATCCGTTGACCTACCGCCGGGCCATCTCGACGCGAATCCGCAACCACGAGACCGGCCAATCGAAGGTCAACGACGCCGACGGCAATCCGATCGAGATCTCCGCCATCGTCGTCTGGCAGGTTGCCGACACCGCACTGGCATCGTTCCAGGTCGACGATTACGAGGAGTTCGTCGCCGTCCAGACCGAGTCGGCCGTCCGCCACATCGCCGGCAGCTATCCGTACGACGCCGAAGGACGAATGTCGTTGCGGGAGAACGCCGACGAGATCACCGCTGCCATGTCGGAGGAGGTGCACGCACGAGTGCGTTCGGCCGGTGTCGAGGTGATCGAAACACGAATCAACCGGCTGGCCTATGCCCCGGAGATCGCCCAGGCCATGCTGCGACGTCAGCAGGCCGGGGCGGTCATCGCGGCCCGTCAGCAGATCGTCGAAGGTGCTGTCGGAATGGTGGAGATGGCGCTCGGGAAGCTGGAGGAGAAGCACGTCGTCGAGCTCGACGAGGAGCGCAAGGCCACGATGGTGTCGAATCTGCTCGTGGTGCTGTGCAGCGACCGCGACACGCAACCTGTCGTCAACACGGGATCGCTGTATCAGTGAGCCATGGCCGTCGAACGTAAGAAGATTCTGCTGCGGTTGGACCCAACGGTGCACGACGCCCTCGCCCGTTGGGCCTCCGACGATCTCCGGAGCACCAACGCTCAGATCGAGTTCCTACTGCGTCGAGCATTGAGCGAGCAGGGCCGAATGCCGAAGGATGCACAGGACATTCGCGCGCCGGGACGCCCACCGAAAGAGTGAGCGGCCCGACACGCGAACGAATCTCTAGAAGTCCCAGTCCTCGTCTTCGGTGTTGACGGCCTTGCCGATGACGTACGAGGAACCCGAGCCGGAGAAGAAGTCGTGGTTCTCGTCGGCGTTGGGTGAGAGGGCCGACAGGATCGCCGGGTTGACGTCCGTCTCGTCCTTGGGGAACAGGCCCTCGTAGCCGAGATTGTTCAGTGCCTTGTTGGCGTTGTACCGCAGGAACTTCTTGACGTCCTCGGTCAGGCCGATCTCGTCGTAGAGGTCCTGGGTGTACTCGACCTCGTTGTCGTACAACTCGAACAGCAACTCGAACGTGTAGTTCTTGAGTTCCTCGCGCTGCGCCTCGCCGACCTTCTCGAGACCCTTCTGGTACTTGTAGCCGATGTAGTACCCGTGCACGGCCTCGTCGCGGATGATCAGACGGATCAGGTCCGCGGTGTTGGTGAGCTTGGCCCGCGAGGACCAGTACATCGGCAAGTAGAAGCCGGAGTAGAACAGGAACGACTCCAGCAGCGTCGACGCCACCTTGCGCTTGAGCGGATCGTCACCGTGGTAGAAGTTCAGGACGATCTCGGCTTTGCGCTGGAGGTTGACGTTCTCCTCGGACCAGCGGAATGCATCGTCGATGTCGCGGGTGGAGCTGAGGGTGGAGAAGATGGAGCTGTAGCTCTTGGCGTGCACCGACTCCATGAACGCGATGTTGGTGTACACCGCTTCCTCGTGGGGAGTGATGGCGTCCGGGATGAGGCTGACAGCGCCGACGGTGCCCTGGATGGTGTCGAGCAGTGTCAACCCGGTGAACACACGCATCGTCAACTGCTTCTCGACGGCGGTCAACGTTGCCCACGACGGGATGTCGTTGGACACCGGCACCTTCTCGGGCAGCCAGAAATTACTGGTGAGGCGCTCCCACACTTCGGAGTCCTTGTCGTCCTGGACCCGATTCCAGTTGATCGCGGAGACGCGATCGATGAGCTTTACCATGGGTGCCTACCTACAGGTCGATGAGCGAGAGACGGGGACGGAGCTACGTGAAAAGCCGCTGATACGAACACTACCCGTTGTGTCCGACAAGTCCGGTAGGCACTACAAAGTGTGCCGGGAGTGTTGCCCGCAGGGATGACCTCTACGGCTGCTTCGGTCGCTCACCACCCCACCGAGCACGGGACGGTTCCGGCCTCGACGGCAGCGACCAACTGCGCGTGATCACGCTCGTTCTGATCGGCGTAGGCATGGGCGAACCTCACCATCGCCCGACCGACGTTGTCTCCGCGGCCGAGGTAGTCGGCGATCGCCTCCGCGTCACCACTGCGGGCATGCGCTCGCGCGAGAACTTCACCGCATGCGGTGGCGAATTCGGTGAGGTACGGCCCGATGATCTCGCCGTCGGGAATGACCTTCATGTCACGGAACTGCCGAACGTAGAAGTTCATGGTCCCCACTGCCGTCCATCCCACGAACATGTCGGTCGCGCTCTGCAGCATTCGCTGCCCGTTGACCACGCGGGCGCCGTGATTGTCGTACCGGCTCGGTTCGAGAAACTGCTCGAACACCGACGGCCCTGCCTGCTTGATCTGCAGGAAGAACGGATCCTTCGTGCGACGTTCTTCGAGCAGCGCCAGATACACCCGCATTCCGACGCTCCCGACGCCGACCACCTGCCGCACGACGTCGAGAACCCGGAACCTGGTCAGCAGACTCCAGATGTGGTCGTCGACCGACTCGCTGTAACCGGCGATCACCGCCTGCACCAGCTCGATCTGGGAATCACCGACGTGAGTGCGAAAAGGTGCGTCCTCGCGAATCCTTCGACGACCGTCCCTCGTCTCGGTGAACTTGCGGGACGCCCCACGGCTGGTACGACGCTCGGCTTTCGTTTCGATGAGTTTCTCGGCGTGTCGAGCGATGCCCGACGAGAAGTGACCGAGCAGACCGGCGACGTCGATGCGGTCGTACCAGATGTCGATCTCCGGCGTGCTCGCGTATGTCCTCATCTTTCGGCAGTACGCAGCCGTCATCGCCGATACCGCCCGATCGGAGCGTCGCGCATCGACCCCGTTCTCCCGCCCGAGAACCACGAGAGAGGTCGCCAGCCGTTTGAGGTCCCACTCGAACGGGCCGGGCAGCGTTTCGTCGAAGTCGCGGAGGTCGAAGTACAGGTTCCGTTCGGGAGTGGCCCACAATCCGAAATTCAACACGTGGGCATCGCCACACAGCTGGACCTCGACGCCGGTGTGCGGAGTCGACGCGAGGTCGGCTGCCATCACGGCCGCGGCACCGCGGAAGTAGGTCCACGGCGATGCGGACATTCTCGCGTATCGGATCGGTAGCAGCTCCGGCACCCGAATGATGTTCTGCGCGAGCACCGAGTCGAGCGCATCGTGACCACGCGAGACCGGATTCCATTCGCCCAATCCGCTGCGGGGTACGCGCCGACGGGCGTGTCGACCACGCGAGAATTGCTCGGAAGGACGTGCATCCTTCCGAGCAATCTTCACGTCGATATCGGATTCGACCTCGTCGTCCGCCTCGGTGTCCATGCCCGATTATGCTCCGCAGCGGACCGCGAGATCGCGGTATTCGCCACAGGACTACCGACCGAGCCGGCTACAGCATGCAGGACACGCAACCCTCCACCTCGGTGCCTTCGAGAGCCAACTGGCGCAGACGAATGTAGTACAGCGTCTTGATGCCCTTGCGCCATGCGTAGATCTGCGCGCGGTTGATGTCGCGAGTGGTGGCGGTGTCCTTGAAGAACAGCGTCAACGACAGACCCTGATCGACGTGTTGCGTTGCGGCAGCGTAGGTGTCGATGATCTTCTCGTATCCGATCTCGTAGGCATCCTGATAGAAATCCAGGTTGTCGTTGTCGAGATACGGAGCCGGGTAGTAGACGCGACCGATCTTGCCTTCCTTGCGAATCTCGATCTTCGACGCCACCGGGTGAATCGACGAGGTGGAGTTGTTGATGTACGAGATCGAGCCGGTCGGCGGGACGGCCTGCAGGTTCTGGTTGTAGATGCCGTGCTCCTGCACGGACGCCTTCAACGTCGTCCAATCCGCCTGGGTGGGAACCGATACACCCGAGTCGGCGAACAACTTCGCGACCTTGGGCGTGGCCGGCTCCCAGACCTGGTCGGTGTACTTGTCGAAGAATTCACCCGACGCGTACTTGGACTCGGGGAAACCCTTGAAGTACTGACCGCGATCCTTCGCCAGCTGATTCGACGCCTGAAGCGCGTGGAACAGCACGGTGTAGAAGTAGATGTTCGTGAAATCGATTCCCTCGGTCGAGCCGTAGTGAATCCGCTCGCGCGCCAGGTAGCCGTGCAGATTCATCTGCCCGAGGCCGATCGCGTGGGAATCGTTGTTGCCCTGCTCGATCGACGGCACGGAGAAGATGTGCGTCTGATCGGACACCGCAGTGAGGCCACGAATGGCCACGGCGATGGTCTTACCGAAGTCGGGCGAGTCCATCGTCTTGGCGATGTTCAGCGAACCCAGGTTGCACGAGATGTCCTTGCCCACATGGCTGTACGAGAGATCGTCGTTGAACGTCGACGGCGTCGAGACCTGCAGGATCTCCGAGCACAGGTTGGAGTGAGTGATCTTGCCCTTGACCGGGTTCGCACGATTGACGGTGTCCTCGTACATGATGTACGGGTAGCCGGACTCGAACTGCAGCTCGGCCAGAGTCTGGAAGAACTCGCGAGACTTGATCTTGGTCTTGCGGATCCGCTTGTCGTCGACCATCTCGTAGTACTTCTCCGACACGTTGATGTCGGCGAAGGGCACACCGTAGATGCGCTCGACGTCGTACGGCGAGAACAGGTACATGTCCTCGTTCTTCTTCGCCAGCTCGAACGTGATGTCCGGGATGACGATTCCGAGCGAGAGCGTCTTGATGCGGATCTTCTCGTCCGCATTCTCACGCTTGGTGTCCAGGAACTTGTAGACGTCGGGATGGTGTGCGTGCAGGTACACCGCGCCTGCGCCCTGACGTGCACCGAGCTGGTTGGCGTACGAGAACGAGTCCTCGAGCAGCTTCATGATCGGAATGACACCCGAGGACTGGTTCTCGATGCGCTTGATGGGCGCGCCGGCCTCACGAATATTGCTCAGCAGCAACGCAACTCCGCCGCCGCGCTTGGACAGCTGCAGGGCGGAGTTGATGGAGCGGCCGATGGACTCCATGTTGTCCTCGATGCGCAGCAGGAAGCAGGACACGGGCTCGCCGCGCTGCTTCTTGCCGGAGTTGAGGAAGGTCGGCGTCGCGGGCTGGAAGCGGCCGGCGATGATTTCGTCGACCAGATCGGTGGCCAGAGCCTCGTCGCCGGCGGCCAGCGTCAACGCCACCATGCACACCCGGTCCTCGAAACGCTCGAGGTAACGCTTGCCGTCGAACGTCTTGAGCGTGTACGAGGTGTAGTACTTGAACGCCCCGAGGAACGTGGGGAACCGAAACTTCTTCGAGTACGCGTGGTTGATCAGGAACTTGACGAACTCGCGAGAGTACTGATCCAGAACCTCGGGCTCGTAGTAGTTCTCCTCGACGAGGTAGTCCAGCTTCTCGTCCAGATCGTGGAAGAACACGGTGTTCTGATTGACGTGCTGCAGGAAGTACTGATTGGCAGCCTCGCGATCCTTCTCGAACTGGATCTCACCGTTGGGGCCGTACAGATTGAGCATCGCGTTGAGCGCGTGGTAATCCATGTCGCCGTCGCCGCGGACGGTGGTGGGTACGGGTGCTGCGTCGGTGATGGTCGGTGCCACGGCGATGCTCCTACTGGGTATGTGGGGTGTGGTGCTCTAGTGCGTGTGGGCGGCGCGTCGGACTTCACGTTCCCAGAAGTCCTCCAGCCCCTCGCGGACCCGCACTACGTCCTCGGGGGTGCCCATCAATTCGAATCGGTACAGATACGGAACTGCGCACTTCTGCGAAATGACATCTCCCGCAAAGCAGAACGAGTCACCGAAGTTCGTGTTTCCGGCAGCGATGACAGCTCGGATCAACGAACGGTTGTGCTCGTCGTTGAGAAACTTGATCACTCGCTTGGGGACGTAGTTGGTGTCACGGCCGGCGTACGTGGTCCCTCCCCCGTACGTCGGCACGATGAGTACGTAGGGAGAGTCGACACGAAAGGTGCCGTTCGGATCACGCAGAGGGATTCGTGTCGCGGGAATGTCCAGCTTCGAGACGAAGCGATGGGTGTTCTCGGACGCGCTGGAGAAGTAGACCAGTGAGTGGGAGGACTGCGGTTGCGAACTCACCGCTCACTCACTCTCTCGTACTGTTCAAGCAGCGTTCGCTGCGAGGGTCTTGATGCGATCCGGACGGAAGCCGGACCAGTGATCGTCGCCCGCGACGACAACCGGAGCCTGCAGGTAACCGAGTGCCATGACGTAGTCACGTGCTTCGGGATCCTGCGAGATGTCGATCACGGAGTACTCGATACCGGCTTTGTCGAGGGCGCGGTAGGTGGCATTGCACTGAACGCAGGCGGGCTTGGTGTAAACGGTGATGCTCATGGTGTCCCTCTTTCCGTTGTCGCCATCGGGTGCACCGACGCGACCGATGTGCTCTGCGTGTGGCACCGAGAACATCTCCCGCTCAGGGCGACTTCGACCTGCTCGAACCCGTTTGTGCAC
This genomic window contains:
- the serB gene encoding phosphoserine phosphatase SerB, with amino-acid sequence MTSSDTAVLVTVTGPDKPGVTSVLFAALSRHNVSLLDVEQVVIRGRLTLGVLLSCPRDPEALQEELEDAMATVGVHVDVEIDTARNGGQSLATHVVVVLGRPVTARAFSTISRELARQGANIDAIRGIADYPVTGLELQVTATDTSPDADVQLRAGLAGIAAGIGVDIAVQRGGIARRSKRLIVFDVDSTLVQGEVIEMLAARAGREDEVRAVTEAAMRGEIDFAESLEQRVAALAGLDESVIDEVGESLELTAGARTTIRTLRRLGFACGVVSGGFRQVIEGLAHELELDYVKANTLEIVDGKLTGRVIGEVVDRAAKATALREFAAQSGVPMEQTVAVGDGANDIDMLTAAGLGVAFNAKPALREIADTAISHPYLDAVLFILGVTRNEIEAADAVDGGVRRVPIP
- the ctaD gene encoding aa3-type cytochrome oxidase subunit I, which codes for MTALAPRPAPAVDAARPFPPRTGPKGSFLHKAVTTTDPKVLGIMYIATSFAFFLIGGLMALLMRAELAIPGMQFLSNEQYNQLFTMHGTIMLLLYATPIVFGFANYILPLQIGAPDVAFPRLNAFSYWLYLFGALIATAGFITPGGAADFGWTAYTPLTSALHSPGVGADLWIMGLAVGGLGTILGGVNMITTVICLRAPGMTMFRMPIFTWNILVTSILILLAFPLLTAALLGLAADRHLGAHLFDPATGGVLLWQHLFWFFGHPEVYIIALPFFGIVSEVFPVFSRKPIFGYSGLIYATIAIAALSIAVWAHHMYATGAVLLPFFSFMTFLIAVPTGVKIFNWVGTMWRGQVTLETPMLFSIGFLITFVFGGLTGVLLASPPIDFQVTDTYFVVAHFHYVVFGTVVFATYAGIYFWFPKMTGRMMDEALGKWHFWLTFFGFHATFLVQHWLGNEGMPRRYADYLPSDGFTELNVISTIGAFILGASTLPFVWNVFKSYRYGEVVTVDDPWGYGNSLEWATSCPPPRHNFTELPRIRSERPAFELHYPHMVERMRAEAHVGPGAHGGKTTAVLEQARRAPIATSDHEGSGDPDPK
- a CDS encoding ABC transporter substrate-binding protein, coding for MGAVAAVCLAATMALVGCSDSEAQDDASTIIRTTTNIAGAGVVGNNRDTVGLCPALAPLDPTGIEGDTRPVGHAEGISAIPADPQRIVVLDAAGLDASCAVGIWERVVGAATIDPDFRGDGDQPLYLGTGLASVPSVGPVGAPAIDAIAALDPDLILGADSLGSNTYDDLTAIAPTVFTATGQGWKDTFLQSAAALGRGQAGFEALASFTADAERVGREIDATQTQASVVRFDADSIEVDGPNSFAGQVLTEVGVARPQSQRDADFSVEANDLSPVEGDIVYVRFAGPDGETYGREVMDSDAWHDLGSVTDGRVFAVNDTVWSGSGVVAARAILADLSASLNAYVS
- a CDS encoding NUDIX hydrolase, with protein sequence MPIPEFVQALRSVVGTSPLWLSGVSAVVLDDDRRVLLTLRADNNTWAVVSGILEPGEEPAPAALREIGEETGVDATIVRLTSVDVTEPITYPNGDVAQYLDITFLARYTGGIPHVADDENLDVAWFALDALPENLTATSRLRIEKAIADEPSAWFRR
- a CDS encoding SPFH domain-containing protein — protein: MSAPATVAEKPTGTPTTTIAERPGWDLPGWSMLGIGLALFLGGIAAFALGLVFTVVALVVTGVVLFVLSLPALMGLTLVQPNQARVLQLLGSSYSGTLRTPGLRWTNPLTYRRAISTRIRNHETGQSKVNDADGNPIEISAIVVWQVADTALASFQVDDYEEFVAVQTESAVRHIAGSYPYDAEGRMSLRENADEITAAMSEEVHARVRSAGVEVIETRINRLAYAPEIAQAMLRRQQAGAVIAARQQIVEGAVGMVEMALGKLEEKHVVELDEERKATMVSNLLVVLCSDRDTQPVVNTGSLYQ
- the nrdF gene encoding class 1b ribonucleoside-diphosphate reductase subunit beta encodes the protein MVKLIDRVSAINWNRVQDDKDSEVWERLTSNFWLPEKVPVSNDIPSWATLTAVEKQLTMRVFTGLTLLDTIQGTVGAVSLIPDAITPHEEAVYTNIAFMESVHAKSYSSIFSTLSSTRDIDDAFRWSEENVNLQRKAEIVLNFYHGDDPLKRKVASTLLESFLFYSGFYLPMYWSSRAKLTNTADLIRLIIRDEAVHGYYIGYKYQKGLEKVGEAQREELKNYTFELLFELYDNEVEYTQDLYDEIGLTEDVKKFLRYNANKALNNLGYEGLFPKDETDVNPAILSALSPNADENHDFFSGSGSSYVIGKAVNTEDEDWDF
- a CDS encoding DUF2252 domain-containing protein, coding for MDTEADDEVESDIDVKIARKDARPSEQFSRGRHARRRVPRSGLGEWNPVSRGHDALDSVLAQNIIRVPELLPIRYARMSASPWTYFRGAAAVMAADLASTPHTGVEVQLCGDAHVLNFGLWATPERNLYFDLRDFDETLPGPFEWDLKRLATSLVVLGRENGVDARRSDRAVSAMTAAYCRKMRTYASTPEIDIWYDRIDVAGLLGHFSSGIARHAEKLIETKAERRTSRGASRKFTETRDGRRRIREDAPFRTHVGDSQIELVQAVIAGYSESVDDHIWSLLTRFRVLDVVRQVVGVGSVGMRVYLALLEERRTKDPFFLQIKQAGPSVFEQFLEPSRYDNHGARVVNGQRMLQSATDMFVGWTAVGTMNFYVRQFRDMKVIPDGEIIGPYLTEFATACGEVLARAHARSGDAEAIADYLGRGDNVGRAMVRFAHAYADQNERDHAQLVAAVEAGTVPCSVGW
- the nrdE gene encoding class 1b ribonucleoside-diphosphate reductase subunit alpha, translated to MAPTITDAAPVPTTVRGDGDMDYHALNAMLNLYGPNGEIQFEKDREAANQYFLQHVNQNTVFFHDLDEKLDYLVEENYYEPEVLDQYSREFVKFLINHAYSKKFRFPTFLGAFKYYTSYTLKTFDGKRYLERFEDRVCMVALTLAAGDEALATDLVDEIIAGRFQPATPTFLNSGKKQRGEPVSCFLLRIEDNMESIGRSINSALQLSKRGGGVALLLSNIREAGAPIKRIENQSSGVIPIMKLLEDSFSYANQLGARQGAGAVYLHAHHPDVYKFLDTKRENADEKIRIKTLSLGIVIPDITFELAKKNEDMYLFSPYDVERIYGVPFADINVSEKYYEMVDDKRIRKTKIKSREFFQTLAELQFESGYPYIMYEDTVNRANPVKGKITHSNLCSEILQVSTPSTFNDDLSYSHVGKDISCNLGSLNIAKTMDSPDFGKTIAVAIRGLTAVSDQTHIFSVPSIEQGNNDSHAIGLGQMNLHGYLARERIHYGSTEGIDFTNIYFYTVLFHALQASNQLAKDRGQYFKGFPESKYASGEFFDKYTDQVWEPATPKVAKLFADSGVSVPTQADWTTLKASVQEHGIYNQNLQAVPPTGSISYINNSTSSIHPVASKIEIRKEGKIGRVYYPAPYLDNDNLDFYQDAYEIGYEKIIDTYAAATQHVDQGLSLTLFFKDTATTRDINRAQIYAWRKGIKTLYYIRLRQLALEGTEVEGCVSCML
- the nrdI gene encoding class Ib ribonucleoside-diphosphate reductase assembly flavoprotein NrdI; translation: MSSQPQSSHSLVYFSSASENTHRFVSKLDIPATRIPLRDPNGTFRVDSPYVLIVPTYGGGTTYAGRDTNYVPKRVIKFLNDEHNRSLIRAVIAAGNTNFGDSFCFAGDVISQKCAVPYLYRFELMGTPEDVVRVREGLEDFWEREVRRAAHTH
- a CDS encoding redoxin NrdH: MSITVYTKPACVQCNATYRALDKAGIEYSVIDISQDPEARDYVMALGYLQAPVVVAGDDHWSGFRPDRIKTLAANAA